One part of the Cottoperca gobio chromosome 14, fCotGob3.1, whole genome shotgun sequence genome encodes these proteins:
- the grxcr2 gene encoding LOW QUALITY PROTEIN: glutaredoxin domain-containing cysteine-rich protein 2 (The sequence of the model RefSeq protein was modified relative to this genomic sequence to represent the inferred CDS: deleted 1 base in 1 codon) has protein sequence MEELQRKLNQRYEGTKPRKVRFKLASSYSGRVLKHVYEDGQELDSPEEKYPHSFVHRKIPPSHLEVEQLCGFEDSHGDQPGVYPPTGLIAQRINVYRGMGSYKPAAGQMEEASGDAQSSVLDFGKIIIYTSNLRIIRAPPRKPEVVRHHSGPPVDLEGYPKARERGSRRRVKALCAQDGEEKQISDTETKEADSCQHCGGSGCAPCSLCHGSKLSMLANRFNESISDLRCQACYPHGLEKCQSCSSK, from the exons ATGGAGGAACTCCAGAGAAAACTGAATCAACGCTATGAAGGCACCAAGCCCAGAAAG GTGAGGTTCAAGCTGGCGTCCTCCTACAGCGGTCGGGTGCTGAAGCACGTGTACGAAGACGGGCAGGAGCTGGACAGTCCGGAGGAGAAATACCCTCATAGCTTCGTTCACCGCAAGATCCCTCCCAGCCATTTGGAGGTGGAGCAGCTCTGTGGGTTTGAGGATTCTCATGGGGACCAACCAG GTGTCTATCCTCCAACAGGGCTCATTGCCCAGAGAATAAACGTGTACAGAGGAATGGGAAGCTACAAGCCTGCTGCAGGCCAGATGGAGGAAGCAAGCGGAGATGCCCAA TCCTCGGTGTTGGATTTTGGCAAGATAATTATCTACACCAGCAATCTGCGCATCATCAGAGCACCACCGAGGAAGCCAGAAGTGGTGCGGCACCACAGC GGGCCTCCTGTGGACTTGGAGGGATACCCGAAGGCCAGGgagagggggagcaggaggagggttAAAGCTCTTTGTGCACAGGACGGGGAGGAGAAACAGATCAGTGACACAGAGACCAAG GAGGCCGACAGCTGCCAGCATTGTGGCGGTTCGGGCTGCGCTCCCTGCTCTCTGTGTCATGGTAGCAAGCTGTCCATGCTGGCGAACCGCTTCAATGAGTCCATCAGTGATCTGCGTTGCCAAGCCTGCTACCCCCATGGTCTGGAGAAGTGCCAGTCGTGCTCCAGCAAATAG